The Dyadobacter subterraneus genome window below encodes:
- a CDS encoding glycoside hydrolase family 130 protein, with protein sequence MSVFKTRLAQIQEEHIALIERKNQPVWPGNGIYDRYTHPVLTARHAPIFWEYDLNPDTNPFLMKRFEINAAFNAGAIKHDGKYLVVARVEGADRKSFFAVAESPNGIDHFKFWDHPVVMPETDEPDGNIYDMRLTKHEDGFIYGLFCTERKDPNAKPGDESSAIAQCGIARTSDLKTWVRLADLVTPSPQQRNVVLHPEFVDGKYAFYTRPQDGFIEAGSGGGIGFGLSETIDNAVIEKEHIVDQKRYHTVYEIKNGQGPSPIKTEKGWLHLAHGVRNTAAGLRYVLYMFMTNLHDPTKVIYKPGGYFIAPEGEERIGDVSNVTFSNGWILDDNGTVFIYYASSDTRLHVATSSLEKLLDYVTNTPADGFRSALSVEVLTGLINKNLTHAGHSVEI encoded by the coding sequence ATGTCAGTTTTTAAAACACGTCTAGCACAAATACAGGAAGAGCATATAGCTCTGATTGAACGAAAAAACCAGCCAGTTTGGCCCGGAAATGGCATTTATGATCGTTACACCCATCCGGTTTTGACGGCCAGACATGCACCTATCTTCTGGGAATACGATTTGAATCCAGATACCAATCCATTTTTGATGAAGCGTTTTGAGATCAATGCAGCTTTCAATGCCGGTGCGATCAAACACGACGGAAAATATCTGGTTGTGGCCAGAGTGGAAGGCGCCGACAGAAAATCATTTTTTGCCGTTGCCGAAAGCCCAAATGGTATTGATCATTTCAAATTCTGGGATCACCCGGTGGTAATGCCTGAAACCGATGAACCGGATGGAAATATTTATGATATGCGTCTGACAAAACATGAAGACGGATTTATCTACGGACTTTTTTGTACAGAACGTAAAGATCCGAACGCAAAACCGGGTGATGAATCTTCCGCAATCGCGCAATGCGGAATTGCAAGAACGTCCGATCTGAAAACCTGGGTTCGTCTGGCTGATCTGGTAACGCCTTCGCCACAGCAAAGAAATGTCGTTCTGCATCCGGAATTTGTTGATGGAAAATATGCATTTTATACCCGTCCGCAGGATGGATTTATTGAAGCAGGTTCGGGCGGTGGAATTGGTTTTGGTTTATCAGAAACAATCGATAATGCGGTTATTGAAAAAGAACACATTGTTGACCAAAAACGTTATCACACCGTTTACGAAATAAAAAACGGCCAGGGACCATCGCCTATTAAAACCGAAAAAGGATGGCTGCATCTGGCTCATGGTGTCAGAAATACCGCCGCAGGTTTACGTTATGTACTTTATATGTTCATGACCAATTTGCATGATCCGACCAAAGTGATTTACAAACCAGGAGGATATTTTATCGCGCCCGAAGGTGAAGAAAGGATTGGTGATGTATCCAATGTAACTTTTTCAAATGGCTGGATTCTGGATGACAACGGAACGGTTTTCATTTATTATGCATCTTCCGATACGCGTTTGCATGTTGCCACTTCTTCACTTGAAAAATTGCTTGATTACGTAACGAATACACCGGCGGACGGATTCCGTTCGGCACTTTCGGTTGAAGTATTAACAGGTTTGATCAATAAAAATCTGACTCACGCGGGTCATTCTGTCGAAATATAA
- a CDS encoding sodium:solute symporter family protein has product MKIQLVDFLVIVSYLVLVTVIGLVLKKQAERSKNDYLLGGKSMPYWMLGVSNASGMFDISGTAWMVAIMFVYGVKSIWLPWLWPVFNQIFLMVYLSVWLRRSNVSTGAEWMLTRFGNKADAQLSHKIIIAFALLSCLGFMAYGFIGLGKFIEIFIPWPLVQPYVPFTLAPAYVAHTYGIIFTLFTVFYSLLGGMKSIVWADLIHYVIMVFVSFAIAIIAMNALAAHGSLPVPNGWADLFFGKDLNLDWTGYIDEVNEKISADGFSPFGYFFALMTAKGILSSLAGPAPNYDMQKILSTKSPREAALMSMIVNVVLLPTRYLLIIGITILGLLYYKDLNIASPNGQDFERILPAVLNAYIPSGLLGLVLVGLMGAFMGTFAGTFNAAQAYMVNDIYLKSFNPNATNKQITKMNYLTGIVVVAISISLGFFAKDVNSILQWIVSALYGGYIASNVLKWHWWRFNSNGFFWGMFAGILSAMILPYIFTDTVPLFYFPIILVLSAIGSVVGSLMTPATDTEVLKKFYKNVKPWGFWGPIRDEVIMDDPTFSPNKNFKRDMFNVVIGVIGQTSITALPVFAVLMMPLQTGITAAVLAVCVVILWKTWYNKLPTENEGATSPKS; this is encoded by the coding sequence ATGAAAATTCAACTCGTCGATTTCCTGGTTATAGTATCTTATTTAGTGCTGGTAACCGTCATAGGACTCGTCCTCAAAAAGCAGGCTGAACGAAGTAAAAACGATTATTTGCTTGGTGGAAAATCCATGCCCTACTGGATGCTCGGCGTTTCCAACGCCTCCGGAATGTTTGATATTTCCGGAACTGCCTGGATGGTTGCGATCATGTTTGTTTATGGGGTTAAAAGTATCTGGCTTCCCTGGCTGTGGCCGGTTTTCAACCAGATTTTCCTGATGGTTTATTTGTCCGTCTGGCTGCGTAGATCGAATGTTTCGACAGGTGCAGAATGGATGCTGACACGTTTTGGAAACAAAGCAGACGCGCAGCTTTCTCACAAAATCATCATTGCTTTTGCCTTGTTAAGCTGCCTCGGGTTTATGGCTTACGGGTTTATTGGATTGGGAAAATTTATAGAAATATTCATTCCCTGGCCGCTGGTTCAGCCATATGTTCCGTTTACACTTGCACCAGCATATGTAGCGCATACCTATGGTATCATTTTTACTTTATTCACTGTTTTTTATTCTCTTTTAGGGGGAATGAAAAGTATTGTCTGGGCGGATCTGATCCATTATGTGATCATGGTTTTCGTCTCTTTTGCCATCGCGATTATTGCGATGAACGCTTTGGCCGCACATGGAAGTTTGCCCGTTCCCAACGGCTGGGCTGATCTGTTTTTTGGAAAAGATTTAAATCTCGACTGGACAGGTTATATCGATGAAGTAAATGAGAAAATCTCCGCAGACGGTTTTTCTCCATTTGGTTACTTCTTCGCTTTGATGACCGCCAAAGGAATACTTTCGAGTCTGGCCGGACCTGCGCCCAACTATGATATGCAGAAAATCCTTTCAACAAAATCCCCTCGGGAAGCTGCGCTTATGAGCATGATCGTGAATGTGGTTTTACTGCCAACACGTTATTTACTGATCATCGGAATCACAATTTTAGGTTTGCTTTATTACAAAGACCTCAATATCGCCTCTCCAAACGGACAGGATTTCGAACGGATTTTACCGGCTGTCTTAAACGCATACATCCCATCAGGACTTTTAGGTTTGGTTCTGGTTGGTTTGATGGGTGCATTTATGGGAACATTCGCCGGGACTTTCAACGCTGCGCAGGCCTATATGGTGAATGATATTTACCTTAAATCTTTCAACCCAAACGCGACAAATAAGCAAATCACCAAAATGAATTACCTGACGGGAATCGTCGTGGTTGCTATCAGTATTTCACTTGGTTTTTTCGCCAAAGATGTCAACAGTATTTTACAATGGATCGTGTCTGCACTTTATGGCGGATACATTGCTTCAAATGTTTTGAAATGGCATTGGTGGAGATTCAACAGCAACGGGTTTTTCTGGGGAATGTTTGCCGGAATTTTGTCGGCAATGATCTTGCCATACATTTTCACCGACACAGTCCCGCTTTTTTACTTCCCGATTATTCTCGTTTTATCCGCCATAGGTTCTGTCGTCGGCTCACTTATGACACCAGCAACAGATACCGAAGTTTTGAAAAAGTTTTACAAAAATGTAAAACCATGGGGATTCTGGGGACCAATTCGTGACGAGGTCATAATGGATGACCCAACATTCAGTCCGAACAAAAATTTCAAAAGGGATATGTTCAATGTCGTCATTGGTGTTATCGGACAAACTTCTATCACCGCCTTACCGGTTTTTGCGGTGCTGATGATGCCTCTGCAAACAGGAATTACAGCGGCGGTACTTGCAGTCTGCGTTGTCATACTTTGGAAAACCTGGTACAACAAACTTCCTACTGAAAATGAAGGAGCAACTTCCCCTAAATCATAA
- a CDS encoding DUF72 domain-containing protein, translating into MKFGKIEDPQHVEFKLPPDNPGNLNILKGVKGKPEIFIGCAKWNKADLKNFYPKGTKDELAYYATQFNSIELNATFYNNFPLETIDSWHTKTPEGFRFFPKLHQGISHWKRLKDAEQPTSTYLDHISHLEEKLGMLFLQMPDNFGPKNWEVLRDYLEVWPSGFPLALELRHTAWYDGSWDNSPLYAQLEKKNISHIITDTAGRRDLLHMRLTTPTAFIRYNGANVDSDYTRLDDWLDRLKLWVDQGIENIYFFVHQNHEEASPLLSAYLIEKVNKELGTDIKIPHTPQIPPKKGDSGQIGLF; encoded by the coding sequence ATGAAATTCGGAAAAATTGAAGATCCGCAACACGTCGAGTTTAAACTTCCGCCGGATAATCCGGGAAATTTGAATATTCTAAAAGGTGTTAAAGGAAAACCTGAAATTTTCATCGGTTGTGCCAAATGGAATAAAGCCGATTTAAAAAATTTCTATCCGAAAGGAACAAAAGACGAGTTGGCGTATTATGCAACTCAGTTCAACAGCATTGAACTGAACGCTACTTTTTACAATAATTTCCCGCTTGAAACCATTGATAGCTGGCATACCAAAACGCCGGAAGGATTTCGTTTTTTCCCAAAACTTCATCAGGGAATAAGTCATTGGAAAAGATTGAAGGACGCCGAACAGCCCACGAGTACTTATCTCGACCATATTTCTCATTTGGAAGAAAAACTGGGTATGCTGTTTTTGCAAATGCCGGATAATTTCGGTCCGAAAAACTGGGAAGTATTACGGGATTACCTGGAAGTCTGGCCATCCGGATTTCCCCTTGCGCTGGAATTGAGGCATACCGCCTGGTATGATGGCTCCTGGGATAACAGCCCGTTGTATGCGCAGCTTGAAAAGAAAAATATCTCACACATTATCACTGATACAGCCGGCAGACGCGATTTGTTGCATATGCGGTTAACAACACCGACAGCTTTTATCCGTTACAACGGCGCGAATGTTGATTCGGATTATACACGTCTTGACGACTGGCTGGATCGTTTGAAACTTTGGGTGGATCAGGGAATTGAAAATATTTATTTCTTCGTCCACCAAAATCATGAAGAGGCTTCTCCCCTTTTATCAGCCTATCTGATTGAAAAAGTGAATAAAGAATTGGGAACGGATATTAAAATTCCGCATACTCCTCAAATTCCGCCGAAAAAAGGTGATTCAGGTCAAATCGGATTATTTTAA
- a CDS encoding SusD/RagB family nutrient-binding outer membrane lipoprotein, with translation MIRKIAVMLALTFSMGACTKDFEEININPTSPSKVPLDYLLGQAQLLISGSAGDPGYKVWRANFIYSAMIVQQMASVDDYYAGDKYTYNADNSGAYFADSYVNSVKSLADVISQASADPANVNILSIARILKVEQMHIITDLYGDVPYTEAGKAFIENIYKPKYDMQQAIYADMLKELDEAGSALDASKYVPTAADFVYKGDVTKWKKFANSLMLRLAMRMQKADPASAQTWAKKAVDKGIMTSNDDTFAFIHSDGSTASRNPNSYNLGIGRGLVKGDNLQWSKTLIDMMKARKDPRLGIIAQLANGDRVPADQKGLPNGLDKSSGPNGLVTATGDANIKNYSRPTDLMYDDNDPNVLLTFAETQFLKTEAIERGWVTGTAKDSFEAGQKAAVTQLVVYDATAVVSDPAAYVTANPYPASGSLADKMTQIHDEIFILTASTFNHYEGWANWRRTGIPVLKATNYPGNQTGGVIPRRLILPINEKAVNETNYNEAVQRIGGDTFLGRMWWDKQ, from the coding sequence ATGATACGTAAAATAGCAGTTATGTTAGCCCTGACTTTTTCGATGGGCGCTTGTACCAAGGATTTTGAGGAAATTAACATTAACCCTACCTCCCCATCCAAAGTACCTTTAGATTATCTTTTAGGCCAGGCCCAGTTGTTAATATCTGGATCCGCCGGTGACCCGGGTTACAAAGTATGGAGAGCCAACTTTATCTATTCAGCAATGATCGTTCAGCAAATGGCATCAGTTGATGACTATTATGCAGGAGATAAGTATACTTACAACGCTGATAACAGCGGTGCTTATTTTGCAGATTCATACGTTAATTCGGTAAAAAGTCTTGCTGATGTTATCTCTCAGGCCTCAGCAGATCCCGCCAATGTGAACATCCTTTCCATTGCAAGAATTCTCAAAGTGGAGCAAATGCATATCATCACAGATTTATATGGAGATGTTCCTTATACAGAAGCTGGAAAGGCATTTATTGAAAATATTTACAAGCCGAAGTATGACATGCAGCAAGCGATTTATGCCGATATGTTAAAAGAGCTTGATGAAGCAGGTTCTGCTTTGGATGCCTCTAAATATGTTCCTACTGCTGCTGACTTCGTTTACAAAGGCGACGTTACAAAATGGAAAAAATTCGCTAATTCACTAATGCTTCGTCTGGCTATGCGTATGCAAAAAGCCGATCCTGCTTCTGCGCAAACATGGGCAAAAAAGGCTGTTGATAAGGGAATAATGACCTCTAACGATGATACATTTGCATTTATTCATTCAGATGGTTCTACTGCAAGTCGTAACCCTAATTCTTATAATCTGGGTATTGGCCGTGGTTTGGTGAAAGGTGATAACCTTCAGTGGTCAAAAACACTGATTGATATGATGAAGGCAAGAAAAGATCCACGTCTTGGAATCATTGCTCAGCTGGCAAACGGCGACAGAGTTCCGGCTGATCAGAAGGGCCTTCCAAACGGTTTGGATAAAAGCAGCGGACCTAACGGATTGGTTACTGCAACGGGTGATGCAAACATTAAAAATTATTCTCGTCCAACAGATTTGATGTATGACGACAATGATCCTAACGTATTGTTAACTTTTGCTGAAACACAATTCCTCAAAACAGAAGCGATTGAAAGAGGCTGGGTAACAGGAACAGCGAAAGATTCATTTGAAGCCGGACAAAAAGCTGCCGTTACACAATTGGTAGTTTATGATGCAACAGCCGTTGTTTCTGATCCTGCTGCTTATGTTACAGCAAATCCATATCCTGCATCAGGAAGTCTGGCTGATAAAATGACGCAGATCCATGATGAAATTTTCATCCTGACTGCTTCAACTTTCAACCATTATGAAGGATGGGCCAACTGGCGCAGAACAGGAATCCCGGTATTGAAAGCAACAAATTATCCTGGTAACCAGACAGGCGGTGTTATTCCTCGTCGTTTGATTTTGCCAATCAATGAAAAAGCAGTTAATGAAACTAACTATAACGAGGCAGTTCAGCGTATTGGCGGTGACACTTTCCTTGGCCGTATGTGGTGGGATAAACAATAA
- a CDS encoding SusC/RagA family TonB-linked outer membrane protein, producing the protein MRKIVLIPVLFLLSLLVTVGFAQEMTVTGKVSEDGGSEIAGVNVVLKGTNRGTTTNDKGEFSILAEKGKVLTFSYIGYNSKDVTINASVINVSLEVEATALNEVVVTALGIKKEKKALGYSVSEIKGEELQQARSTNIANSLVGKVAGLNITSTATGPGGSTRITLRGNGSIDGNNQPLIIIDGIPIDNSNLGAAGMWGGGDRGDGISSLNPSEIETMSVLKGATAAALYGSRASNGAILVTTKGGKIGKGLGVEINSNITMDNLLITKWKDFQYEYGLGRNGVKPTTQQEAMLSSSFGAKLDGSSVIQYDGVSRPYSAVKDNLTKFYNTGSTFNNSVALTGATEKMTYRLSLANMNNKGLVPDNTLDRQNYALNVNANLSKNFTILANVKYVKEKNHNRPKVSDSPGNANYTLINMPTSLSVATMKQSMLDANGYEQVWGDNIYVDNAYFAATQFKQDDNKDRFMASFEPRYNLTDWLYVKARVGFDKYFYNYTAITPTGTPYTPLGGYDKNIQNFSEVNSELLLGLNKKLSSDFNLNALVAGNLMKQVRRQDYISGSSFNIPFFYDITNISPASRSASYNYIEKRINSVYGSAELSYKNYAYLTVTGRNDWFSTLNPKNNSLFYPSVAGSFVLSEAVKLPSIINFAKLRGSWAKAGGDTDPYRLSLYYSLSGAHLGSPLAQINGSVVPNAFLKPLTTKTYEFGIETRMFNNKFGIDATLYNRHTYNDIVSASISGTSGFTGALLNLGEISNKGIELMLTYDLVKGSKFTWDVSYNMGYNKSLVVYLADNLPNITVDNPRSQTAYVFQEVGKPFSLLKANSFVRDAKGNVVFNDQGLPETGTLQSYGTGISPYTMGITNSFRYKGVGLSVLIDGRFGGHIYSGTNALATRYGLTKETLVGREGGVIGKGVNSKGEPNTVSVPATQYYENLYNFGEPFVYSSNFIKLRQVILDYSIPARVFGKSPFKGISISLVGRNLAILMKKTPNIDPESTYGNGNAQGYEFAGVPTTRSIGVNLNLKF; encoded by the coding sequence ATGCGAAAAATTGTACTAATCCCAGTATTATTCCTACTCTCCTTACTAGTCACCGTGGGCTTTGCTCAGGAAATGACAGTAACAGGGAAAGTGAGCGAGGATGGAGGAAGTGAAATTGCAGGTGTCAACGTGGTCCTTAAAGGAACCAACCGGGGCACGACAACAAATGACAAAGGAGAATTCAGCATTTTGGCTGAAAAAGGTAAAGTTTTGACTTTCAGCTACATTGGCTACAATTCAAAGGATGTTACCATCAACGCATCTGTAATAAATGTATCCCTTGAAGTAGAAGCAACGGCTTTGAACGAGGTCGTGGTAACAGCCCTTGGTATCAAAAAAGAGAAAAAAGCGTTAGGATATTCTGTTTCTGAAATAAAAGGAGAAGAACTTCAGCAGGCACGTTCTACCAACATCGCCAACTCATTGGTTGGTAAAGTAGCAGGTTTGAACATCACAAGTACCGCAACAGGACCAGGCGGATCTACACGTATAACATTGCGCGGTAACGGATCTATTGACGGTAATAATCAGCCATTGATTATTATTGATGGTATTCCTATCGATAACAGCAACCTTGGTGCTGCAGGTATGTGGGGTGGTGGTGACCGTGGAGATGGTATTTCCAGCTTGAACCCTTCTGAAATTGAAACAATGAGCGTTTTGAAAGGTGCTACGGCAGCGGCACTTTACGGTTCACGTGCTTCTAACGGTGCGATTCTGGTAACAACAAAAGGCGGAAAAATCGGAAAAGGTCTTGGTGTTGAAATCAACTCCAACATTACAATGGACAATCTTTTGATTACAAAATGGAAAGATTTTCAATATGAATATGGTTTGGGTCGTAATGGTGTTAAACCAACTACACAGCAGGAAGCAATGCTTTCTTCAAGCTTTGGTGCCAAACTTGACGGATCAAGTGTAATTCAGTATGATGGTGTTTCGAGACCCTATTCTGCTGTTAAAGATAACCTTACCAAGTTTTACAACACCGGTAGTACTTTTAACAACTCAGTTGCTTTGACTGGTGCAACGGAAAAAATGACGTACCGTTTATCTCTGGCCAATATGAATAATAAAGGCCTTGTTCCTGATAACACACTGGACAGACAAAACTATGCTTTGAACGTTAATGCTAACCTGAGCAAAAATTTCACAATTCTTGCAAACGTTAAATACGTAAAAGAGAAAAACCATAACCGTCCGAAAGTATCCGATTCACCAGGAAATGCTAACTATACCTTGATCAACATGCCAACTTCGCTAAGCGTGGCTACGATGAAACAAAGTATGCTGGATGCTAATGGTTATGAGCAGGTTTGGGGTGATAACATTTATGTAGACAACGCATATTTCGCTGCAACACAGTTCAAACAAGATGATAACAAGGATAGATTTATGGCTTCTTTCGAGCCAAGATATAACCTTACTGATTGGCTTTATGTAAAAGCGCGTGTTGGATTTGACAAATATTTCTACAATTACACAGCAATTACGCCAACTGGTACTCCTTACACTCCACTTGGAGGATACGACAAAAACATCCAGAACTTCTCAGAAGTTAACTCGGAATTGTTGTTAGGTTTAAATAAAAAACTATCAAGTGATTTCAACCTGAACGCACTTGTGGCAGGTAATTTGATGAAACAAGTTCGCAGACAGGATTATATCAGCGGATCAAGTTTCAACATTCCGTTCTTTTACGATATCACAAACATCAGCCCTGCTTCAAGATCAGCTTCTTACAACTATATTGAGAAAAGAATTAACTCTGTATACGGTTCAGCTGAGCTTTCTTACAAAAACTATGCATACCTTACTGTAACAGGCCGTAATGACTGGTTCTCTACTTTGAACCCGAAAAACAACAGCTTGTTCTACCCATCGGTAGCGGGTAGCTTTGTTTTGTCAGAAGCTGTGAAATTGCCTTCTATCATCAATTTTGCGAAATTGAGAGGTTCATGGGCCAAAGCAGGTGGTGACACGGATCCATATCGCTTATCACTTTATTACAGCTTGTCAGGAGCGCATTTAGGTTCTCCATTGGCTCAGATCAACGGAAGTGTGGTCCCAAATGCATTCCTGAAACCACTTACTACCAAAACATATGAATTTGGTATTGAAACAAGAATGTTTAACAATAAATTTGGTATTGACGCAACACTTTACAACCGTCACACTTACAATGACATCGTATCTGCATCTATTTCCGGAACTTCAGGTTTCACAGGAGCACTTTTGAACCTTGGTGAAATTTCAAACAAGGGTATTGAATTAATGCTTACTTATGATCTTGTTAAAGGCTCGAAATTCACATGGGATGTTTCTTATAACATGGGTTACAACAAAAGTTTAGTTGTTTACCTTGCTGATAATCTTCCAAACATCACGGTTGATAATCCTCGTTCACAAACTGCTTATGTATTCCAGGAAGTTGGCAAGCCATTCAGTTTGTTAAAGGCCAATTCATTTGTAAGAGATGCCAAAGGAAATGTTGTTTTCAACGACCAGGGATTGCCTGAAACAGGAACTTTACAATCTTACGGAACAGGTATTTCTCCATACACAATGGGTATTACCAACTCGTTCAGATACAAAGGTGTAGGACTTTCTGTATTGATCGATGGTAGATTCGGCGGCCATATTTATTCCGGTACAAATGCATTGGCAACCCGCTACGGACTTACAAAAGAAACTTTGGTAGGACGTGAAGGTGGTGTAATAGGAAAAGGTGTTAACAGTAAAGGTGAGCCAAATACAGTTAGCGTACCTGCAACGCAGTACTACGAAAACCTTTACAATTTCGGAGAGCCTTTCGTATACAGCTCTAACTTTATCAAACTTCGTCAGGTAATCCTTGATTATTCAATCCCTGCAAGAGTATTTGGAAAATCTCCCTTCAAAGGAATTTCTATCTCGCTTGTTGGAAGAAACCTTGCGATTTTGATGAAGAAAACACCGAACATCGATCCGGAATCTACTTACGGAAATGGTAACGCACAGGGTTATGAATTCGCCGGTGTACCTACAACCCGCAGTATTGGTGTCAACCTTAATTTGAAATTCTAA
- a CDS encoding phosphoheptose isomerase, translated as MLDVFPASTDKAVVFENVQKFIDEQGFSVVAKDHSRPWGGFFVLDESQAPQFIKTFFPHLSLEDFAGYDKLSPKILVVAPEKRLSWQYHHRRAEIWKVIGGNAGIVISDTDEETEMKQLPIGTVISLNQGERHRLIGVDEWGVVAEIWQHTDPSNPSDEDDIVRVQDDFGR; from the coding sequence ATGCTTGATGTATTTCCAGCTTCAACCGATAAAGCTGTTGTTTTTGAAAATGTTCAGAAATTCATTGACGAACAAGGCTTTTCAGTTGTAGCCAAAGATCATTCCCGTCCATGGGGAGGTTTTTTTGTACTTGACGAAAGTCAGGCACCTCAGTTTATCAAAACTTTTTTCCCGCACCTTTCTTTGGAAGATTTTGCAGGTTATGATAAATTAAGTCCGAAAATATTGGTTGTTGCTCCAGAAAAACGCCTTTCTTGGCAATACCACCACCGCCGTGCCGAAATCTGGAAAGTGATCGGTGGTAATGCAGGTATCGTGATCAGCGATACGGATGAAGAAACTGAAATGAAACAGTTACCAATCGGAACGGTGATCAGCCTTAATCAGGGCGAGCGTCACCGCCTGATCGGTGTTGACGAATGGGGTGTAGTGGCTGAAATCTGGCAGCATACAGATCCTTCGAATCCTTCGGATGAAGATGATATCGTTCGTGTTCAGGATGACTTTGGAAGATAA
- a CDS encoding AGE family epimerase/isomerase codes for MLEKLAQFKSEIGNELNSILDFWVNNSVDNQNGGFVGKIDNAGVVYPDAEKGCVLNARILWTFSAAFNKFQNPVHYSLAERAYNYIQNHFRDPENGGVFWSVDASGKPFNTRKQIYGLAFTIYGLSEFYQNNKKQEVLDFAISLFELIEKHSYDHKNGGYWEAFSADWQPMEDLRLSEKDRNDPKTMNTHLHIIEAYVNLYRVWPEKRLAERIQHLLEIFEKHIIDPETFHLKLFFDDKWRSQSGAISYGHDIEATWLLQEAAEILDDEFLLDNWKEIAIKMADATAKGFLPDGSLIHEYDLSTHHPDTHREWWVSAEGMVGYLNVYSISDDESYLKKVFGLWSFIQKHLLDKKNGEWFWGVYDDYSKMNEDKIGFWKCPYHNARACMEILRRV; via the coding sequence ATGTTAGAAAAACTGGCACAATTCAAATCTGAAATCGGGAACGAACTAAACTCGATTTTGGATTTTTGGGTAAATAATTCTGTCGATAATCAGAATGGCGGTTTTGTTGGAAAAATCGATAATGCCGGAGTTGTTTATCCGGATGCAGAAAAAGGCTGCGTTTTGAATGCGCGTATCCTCTGGACTTTTTCAGCCGCGTTCAACAAATTCCAGAATCCAGTTCATTATTCTCTGGCAGAACGCGCTTACAATTATATCCAAAATCACTTCCGCGATCCGGAAAATGGAGGTGTATTTTGGTCCGTTGATGCATCCGGCAAACCGTTTAATACCAGAAAACAGATTTACGGATTGGCTTTTACGATTTACGGACTTAGTGAATTTTACCAAAATAATAAAAAACAGGAAGTCCTGGATTTTGCAATTTCGCTTTTTGAGTTAATTGAAAAGCATAGTTACGATCATAAAAATGGCGGTTATTGGGAAGCATTCAGCGCTGATTGGCAACCCATGGAAGATTTGCGATTAAGCGAAAAAGACCGGAACGATCCCAAAACCATGAACACGCATTTACATATTATTGAAGCTTATGTAAATCTGTATCGCGTCTGGCCGGAAAAAAGATTAGCAGAACGAATTCAGCACTTGCTGGAAATATTTGAAAAACACATCATCGATCCTGAAACTTTCCATTTGAAATTATTTTTCGACGACAAATGGAGAAGTCAGTCTGGTGCAATTTCTTATGGACATGATATTGAAGCAACCTGGCTTTTGCAGGAAGCGGCTGAAATTCTGGATGACGAATTTTTATTGGACAATTGGAAGGAAATCGCCATAAAAATGGCAGATGCGACTGCCAAAGGTTTCTTGCCCGATGGAAGTTTAATCCACGAATATGACCTTTCAACCCACCATCCCGATACGCACCGTGAATGGTGGGTGTCGGCAGAAGGTATGGTTGGCTACTTGAACGTATATAGCATCAGTGATGACGAAAGTTATCTTAAAAAAGTATTTGGTCTTTGGTCATTTATTCAAAAACATTTGCTCGACAAGAAAAATGGCGAATGGTTTTGGGGTGTTTATGACGACTATTCAAAGATGAATGAAGACAAAATCGGCTTCTGGAAATGTCCATATCATAACGCCAGGGCCTGTATGGAGATTTTGAGAAGGGTTTAG